The Montipora foliosa isolate CH-2021 chromosome 10, ASM3666993v2, whole genome shotgun sequence genomic sequence GCCGATTCAAAAAAAAAGCGTTCTTTCCATGTGTAGAAACAGTTCACAatttgacaaaataaaatgtgaATCATGAAATGTTAAAAAGACGGCAAAGGGAAGCGTATTCATTTTTGACAATGTGAAGGCATACTGAAGTACAAATGTATCACTTCAAATTGTGGAATTTTAGAAAAGCAAAAACGGAACATTACTACAAGCGACCAGAGAAAATACTTACCCAGATTTGACATGACCTTCGGTagttgtttttttcaatggtgGTTGGTAATCTTCATCGGAATCTTCCCCGCAATCTTTGCTTGTGGACGACGCTTCTATGGCGACTTCTGAGCTACCCGTATTCTCCTTCACAAATTGATCGAGTATTCCATTAGCCTCTAGTTTGCGTTCTACGTCTTTTGAGCTCTTGAATTTCTTACCCTCTGGATCCACGTACGTTAAGTGTACTCGATTTCCAGATTCGCGAGACAAGATTTTCCACCCAGCTTCTTCAAGTAGTCCAGTGTTCAGGCGAATTCTTGAAGCGCTTCCCGAGCCGCGAACTTCGTGACGACTTCTTGACCAGTCTTTCTGATCGCCACTGGCCATCAATGGGTATAATTATTTCTTGATAAATGAAACTCTCTCTATATATAACTCTTTTTGGATAAATAAATTTCTATATGATATAAATCCTTGCgatattttgtttcaaaatcatCTACCGAACGCGTTGTCAAACAAAGGATATCGAATGGTGTCTAGCTGTCAACATCCAGAGATTATGGCCAGCAAGGTGTCGTTGCTAGGTGAAGGCGTTATGCCACCCTCTCattggtttcgcgggaaaaatagATAAACAAAAAAGGTCAACTTTACCGTATATGGGGGAGTATTTTATGTTTCACCGCTGCAAATACTTACTGTGGACACAGCAAACATGGATGCCATCGAAATACGCTCGAAACAACGGGAAATGAGAAATTTTCCGCAATTTATGGCCGATTTACAACTACAACAGCCAAATACACCATGATAGGGAACTATGTTTTTCAATCTTGTCTCTTAACGATAAATCTTTGGGGTTTCAAACTTGGCAGGGCAAAAGTAAATAGAAGACGGGAAATTTACACCGCAGTGCGCACTCTGGAGCAAAATATTTCCCGAGTTAAGGATTCTCAAAATTCGTCAAGGTAAACAATCATAATTTTGTTCATAAAGATGTAACCATATAACATTTGAATGCGCACTGCGGTGAAAACTTTCGTTTTTGCTTATATTTTTTGCATACCTAATGTTGTCGTGAAATAATAAATCCCGTTTCCGTTTTGAGCTTTAAGGTGAGTTTGAGGGGACCTGACCACGCCCCATATTTTCCTGAATTCCATGCATTCCTGAGCAGTTGACTCCCCCCggaaaatttttttcaaaactctGAGGATTGACTAATAACTGGCCGTAAAGTGGCCTAGGTACTGTTTTTTATTCTGTTCACATACACCGCCAAACATAGCCCAAATTCGGTTAATTTAGCCTCCAGGAATACCTTAAATACTTTAGTTATCGTTGGCGGAAGTTGATAAGCATAATCCCTCCAGATCCAAAACGAAAGTTCACCTGGACCCGGAGCAGTGCGCTCTAATGTACTCAGAAACTCCTATACAGTGTGCACCTCAATTGTAGGAATACGAGTGCCATCCGGGATGGAAAGGACTTTGGGCCAGGAGTACTTATCGTCAATGTTGATAGACTGGAaatataaattaattgtttttgggTCTGTAGAAGAGCTGACGGGTGCATTGCGAGCCTGTCTACCAGTGATCATGGAGCTGGTGTGATAACTACTTCTTCTCTCATTAACAGCACGGATTTGTTCAGCGCGAATGACTTCGTTGATTCGCTCTTGCAGGACATGGTTTTCAGACTCTCTATGACTCCGTGTTTTCCTGATTTTACACAAATGTTTAACAAGAGGAGACATATAGGGCGTAACACTGTTTCTTTTCGGGATGTATGAGAGCATTGCAAACTTTGTATAGACAAAAAGATGGACCAGTTTGACTGGGAACGTTTTACCATTTCTGATGATCCTAGTGATAATGTTAGACGTTTAAGCAACACTCTATTTTTGATGTTTAACGAGTGCTTCCTGGTTAGGTGTAAAACAGGAGTAGGAACGAAGACTAAGGAAGGAATTAATAGCGGTTGATTAAAAACTCTTTCAGCTTGTATTTAAAGGACAGTAGAGTTGGggtatttttaatttcataactAAAGGTATTGAAAATTTTAGGGCCTTGAAAAGAGATAGAAATCCTGCAAAGAGGTAGCCGAAAAAAGGAAGCGTGTCTTGTGTTGTAACAATGAATACTATTATTAACAGAGAAAAAAGAGTCAAATTTAGGAGGGAGATTACCAGTACTAAAAGAGTACATAAATTTTCCTAGTTGTAACAAGTAGATACTGGttattttgagaaatttaaattctttaaaaattgGATCTGTGTGAGCATCACAACCGGACCTGCTTAATATCTGTATCGCCCGTTTTTGTAACATTGTTAACCTTTTCAGGTTACTTTTGTAAGTGGATCCCCAAactaaattacaataataaagaTACGGAAGAACCATAGAATTACATAAAGTACGTAACGAGGTTTTAGAAAGGAAATAACTGGATCTATAAATTATGCCAATAGATTTAGATATTTTATGCACAGCAAGCGGTATATGGAAAGACAATCATTCAGTATAACACCAAGGAAGAGGGTCTCTGAGACTTGGGGTAACGCTTCCCCATTAatggaaatgtcaaaatcataGCAGTCTTTTTTGTCGAGGTCTAAACACCATAAACTTAGTTTTGGATATATTAAGGGAAAGTTTATTTGCAGCAAACCAGGCTGAGAGCTTATTGAGTTCATTGTTTAAGATATTGTTCAAAGTAACCGGGtccttttcagaaataaataagttagTGTCATCGGCAAATAAAATGGATTCTAGGCGAGAAGCATCACAAAGGTCATTGACGTATATGATGAAAAATAGGGGGCCAAGAATTGAACCTTGTGGGACACCACAACGTATTACCTTAGGGAGCGATCTATGGCCGTTATATTCTGCAAATTGtgacctttgaaaaaaatagcTTTTGACCCAATCCAACGCTAGGCCTCGGACCCCATAGTGTTGTAACTTGTCAAAAAGAATGTTATGATTCACGGTATCAAATGCTTTAGACAAATCAATAAATACTCCTGCTGCAAATTCTTAGCGATCAAGGGCGAGAGAAATTTTGTCATACAAATCAACTAGAGCAAGGGAAGTTGAGTGGTTTCTCCTGAAGCCATATTGATTATCATaaagaatattaaaattgtttaaatacAAAAGATTTCGATTGTAAATAATCCTTTCTAGGAATTTTGAGAAGCAAGGTAAAACGGAAATGGGCCTGTAGTCAGTAAAAAGAATTTGATCTCCAGATTTAAAAATAGGGACAACACGTGCAATTTTCATTTCCCTTGGAACGACTCCGTGAGCGATCGATAAGTTAATTATGTGGGTTAATGGTGTAGCTTTGCAGAGAGCTTACTATTCAAAATGAAGAATGAAGAAACCCCACGCTGTCCTTTTCGTCCAGCTGATCACACAATTATACATCTTTTCACTGAATGTGCACAAGCCACTTTGTTTTGGAAGGATTTTATTGATTCGTTCTCATGCGTTGTTAATTCAAGACTTATCCTTTCCAAAATTGAAATTGTTTGGCATTATACATAAAGATTTGGCACTCTGTTTAGCGCTTAACCACCTAATTATTATTGGAAAGTATTTCCTATATGTAAACGCCCTCAATAGCAAGatacgtttttcattttttacttctgtttgtgaaaaagaatttaaaaggaaattgtagtttttttttttaagtcgatCTGCGTAGCCATGAATTATGGCTCTTTCTAATGTATTTTGTAATATATTTTGCTCCGTGTTTTTCCTTGTCAGGATGTTATGGGTTTCTGTTTGTTGCCAATTTTGTTTAAGATTAGTACTCTATTGTAATTAGTGATAGTTGTAGTCGTAACCTGTGATTGTGTGTAATGtattaataaaaagaaaaaagaaaaaaaaaatgttacgtTTGCCTCATATCTCATCATGGCGTGCAGACATCCTCGTCACTCCGGTCTTATGTTTCTCCTGATTGCTTTTTGGTTTATGTTTGCTGTTGAGCATGGACGTTCTTGGCACCACAATGCTTCTTTCATTAACAAGCATACTTTTGGTAATGATACTGCGAAAACTGAAGCAACAAGTTTTGCTTCTTGTCCATGGAAGCACACTCGTATAATCATCAATCTTGCACGTGGAAAAGGCTACTTCTCTTCGCGAATCAGCTATCACTCTAATtcagtagtataggagttgggggtacgagcacatttttgcaaaaatgttctcaTACCAACCCAACTCTATACTACTTTCCATATAATGGCTTCCAATTTTTTGATCTTatattttggaaatctatatgtttttaaaaatatttccattttgCGTTTTTATACCTAAGAAAAGCAGAATAGTGCGAGcacatttttccatgtaattgaTCTTGTGTTGCTAAAATTTCTAAGAAAAACAGGAAGTCGATGATGTCATAAAATGGGGGGTTCCCCCAGGAACATTAGTCATCACGAGACGGTCGTATGAcctgtgtttttgttttatagTTCAGTCTTACCTTAAAAATGGCTGAGAGTGAAACTGGTTTAACTGATTTGATGGATGAAATGGATTTAGGAGATGTTTATGACACTGGCTACGAAAGGGATGTTGACGTAGAGGTAATGGGTTCTATCGCCAAAACGTAGCCTTTATGAATGAGAAAGTGCAATTGTTTGCTGATTACTGGATGAAGTTATATTCGAATTGCTGTCTACAACGAGACTATGCTGTGGAACTTATTAATGACGGAAAACCCGATGAGGCTAAAGCTGCACTTAAAGATTGGCCTGATTCAATAGGTTCACCTAATGTTCCGCAACTATTTGTTGAAGAACCTCCAGAAAAAAAGCGAAAGAAGCAATCAAAGTATTCGATTGAATGTGATGGTATGATGCTTATCAAGGAAATGGAAGACAATTTTATTAGAGGAGAGCGTGTTCTTTTCGACGTCCCAAATATACTACCTGAGGGTGATGTGAGTTTAGCCGAATATGAAACTCGTATTAAGCAGTGTGAGAACTGTTTTAAGACCATTGAGAACTATGTCATTCAAAATGCTTTTGTATATGGTGCGTGGCTGAGTAAAGCATTTGATACGTTTCAAAACGACAAGAGATGTGGTCTTATTTCTGGAAATTTTGATGGCTGGATTAACCAACGATTTAAAGTAAAACCAAGACGGGCGCGACAACTGCGGAAATTTTACAAACTTTTTTCACCATATAAAAAAGTATTACGTTGTAAGTTGCCATTTATATGGTTTGATAAGAATGGGTTGTCTGTTGTTGAATATTTTGAAAGTCACCCAGCTGTAGCAATGCCTTGGAAGCATGAACTAGATTGTGCTTGCGGTGCTTGTATGTAGACCGGCACTGCTGTGCCGTGACGTCAGCAGCCATTCTACAATTTCATGCTTGCGGTACTTGTATGTAGACCGGCACAGCAGTGCCGTGACGTCAGCAGCCATTCTACAATTTCATGCTTGCGGTACTTGTATGTAGACCGGCACAGCAGTGCCGTGACGTCAGCAGCCAACCTTTTAGATTTTATAGTGACCGTATGCATAACTTGTCACACCATTATTGTGAATGTACCGCTTGTCATCGAAGCAAGATAATGACACTTTATTCAActcatagcttccaagttgatgtaAGTTGCTTCTAATGGTTTTCATGTTATGATGCATTTGTTTGTTattaaacaaaacgtttttgtaattttcatgaGTGATGTTCTTTTTGATGATATTCTTTTTGATTCCCTTTGCTGTCTTTCCgcctttgtcattgtctttcatGTATGAATACATTTTGGATCTTAATCCAACGAATTCGGTTATCGGTATACCTGCTGcctcatctttgaatttaccgattacttttttatttgtctTGTCGAAATATTGTGAATCTTGCGAATAATCACTGTTATCGAATTtgtctttattattccaaaagTCTTGAAACGCATCattagtttcaatttcataggtcaagctgtctgtgtctgtgaataataattttgctttgctgtcgtatttttgtttgatataattataatgaaaatgATACATTAGtgtcttactaagatctaggatacacatacccacatatgccggcctgtttagggttagtgtttctttgattttatgcactgccactagattttcattaaagatcttgctactaacatatgttggtttagcagccatttttaatagtttgttttcatcagttactaatctgacatctactcgctttctaatattttccattgtttttccaaatacactgttattcataagcttgaagaagtctttctcaaaagcatttttggcaTTGGTTCTCTTCTGTGTGTTGAAATCAATGTATTCTTTCAACCATGGTGACTGATTGAACTCCAACACTCGATGGACTTTAGTTATTTTTAAACCGAGATCTGTGTATAATTGAAGGTTTCTGTAATGGAGTacgtatttttctttattgcttaATGTAGGTATTAATTTATGAACTAAACCAGTTGATACAATAAATTTATCGGCTATTTCTTGGCAATAATTGGAAAGCATatctttgttgactttaattTTTTCAGGTGCTAGTGGGTAGTCATTATGCAAATCATTTAGTTCTTCTGGATATGCTAGGTCGACTTCTAGTATTAAACCTTTATTGCTATCTTCTGTGTACTTGGCTAAGTCTATCTTATCAATATGGTTTTTAGTCATCCATTTGAAACCGCCAGTTGGTAAATATTGACTCATTGCCCAACCATACAGATTGTTAGCATCTAGATACATGAAATATTTTGAGGGCGCCTTTTCATCatatgttttcatgtatttattattcgACTTTCCGTATCGGTTGGCTATATAACTGATACCTCCACGCATGcctttttcaatgaattgaaacATGTCAATATCAGTCATAAGCTCTAATTTAATGTCAGTCATCTTTAACATAGCATCCCATGAAAGCCCTGGAGACGTGAAATAATGACAGGGGTCTAGTTTGTAGTATTGCAGACAGGTCtttcgaaagttttcaaagacATCTGCTAACAGAAGTATGTCGGATTTAAGATATAAGTCATGGTACTCACCCATATTTTTCAGATTGAAAGTGTTCCATACATTTTGAGCATGTTTGTATTGATCATCTGTTATATCCTCATCATTTAATatactgtaaaattcttcttttggtggtagcttttcattgaatttatcaaagctatccaTGAAGTCGTATGGATATACTCCTTTTTGAGACATTAAATCAAGCTCTTtacctttgaatttttgagaagtatatattaatgcttcttttggtaggttgctcaccagtttatcaagacttgagctcataaattgaaaactatcaataaaggtcagatgattacccaacatgaaagccatatacttcTCCATGTTGTTAGGTATGGCATTGATGTTCATTTGACACTTTTCACCTTTCTTATTTGTATATTTGTGCTCTTTGACTATTTCACCAATctcttgcattataaaatgGCTGTCATACCCACGGAGATTATGAAATATTACTGGAATTTTATCAGTTATTCTGAAGTTAAGATTGCAATCTTGATGTGCGGATCCTCTGTACTGACCAGTCACATGGCAGTGATCTCTTGCTCTTACATCagttttattgtattctttctCACATATATGGCATTTATcagctttttggaatttttcttcatcatctttagtcattcttaatggtttattgaaatattttttcataaccTTCTTACAATATTTGTCTTCATCCAGCATagcttccataaatttgtaaacGGCTTTTTCACCTCTgtaaatttgtactggtttcgtgtatttatcatcataacaacaaaTAACCTTGtatccataaccacagtctgtATGCTTCTGATAAGCTTCAGTAAATGATTTGTCATTATTGGGTTGACAGCCATGTATTTTTTCAGTGATAGCCTCAAAATCTGCATATATTACAAATGGAACTGGtagttgtttatggaaattattgaattttagtatgttgtcgtcttttgttggcattttaatCGCTTGTGTGCCATTCACTTGGATgcagttttctttatgatcagttaatactctttcagaactgaaacactgaagacaatgcatgcaaaaatgtttcctctctttgtgctttgtttgattgtacataaacttgttgaaatctttgatcaatacatagtgcttgttttcattttctgttataagaagcagattcatacaatcttcatacttttcttttgatacaTAAATGggatagttttgtttttcttcataaccaaatacattGATGTTGATCTCATtatgtttttctattttgttgtactgtttggtagtcactggaaattcaattcctgaataatttaaattttcaatgaatgctttatctgatttttttattctttgaggATTTCTGTCTTGAGGATTAAGATGTCGAATATGACACCATCTAAAACATTCATTGTCActgttttttatgtttattaaactttgagaactgtttctgagttcatgtGGTAGTTTAATGTATGATGATCCTTTGATTGGTTCATATTTTACGATATTGAGATAATGGTTTTCAACTGATTCAACAGTCCAACCAGATCCCTCTGAAATCCAAACTGCAATCTTATTTAGTATGCCTTGTTTTGATACTTCAAGGGATTTGTCTATTTCTGTGTTATTTATGATAGTTTGAGCTGGACTGTTGAAATATGCGGTCTTATACACTATTTCTCCATTTGACATTTTTGTAAATGTTACCTTGAgagtttcaacaaattttagtcctttcattgatattaatatgttttcaatatggttagcaacagcctttcttgtgttTTGCAGTTGCACAAGTGggtcttttttatttttgatgtttaactcataagactttgtgaacccttttaaagctttgtctGTTTGCTCTATTATAGTCCTTGGTAATGGAACTGGTTTGTATCCATCTCTGAATTCTAGTGGTGGAAgaattatgttgttttcataatCTTGTACCATTTGATTTACACTCTTTCTTGGTTTCGGTATTGGTCTAATTGGTTTTGCAGTCCTCGGAGATGGTACTGGTTTGTTATTTTGTTGATTCAATAGTAATCTGATTAGTTCGGATTTACTCAGTTTTTTGAGATCCTTTCTGTTCATACTATAATGTGGCATATAATTCATTCTATATATTAGTTATAGTAAATAATTCTTTAAGCCATTTTTAGTGCGTTTGAATTCATGCATGAAAATGACTGCTTTTAAAAAAGATATAGGACAACTATTTTAACGCATCCAAATCATGGATGACTTGAGATATAATGAATTTAATCTGTTTCCTCTTGAATAAGTTTCAGAGAGTTTTTAAAGTGTTTGTTCGTGTGTAAATGTTTATGCTTTCCTGCAAGAGTATAGTTATGACCATTGTTGCAAATTTGACAAAACCATTCTTTATGCAACATATAATCTGTTTTCCTTTGACGTCGTTCCTCATCAGTGTAATATCTAGGTCTTCCTTTCGGTTTTACTAATTTTCCACAATCATCACAGTTATAAGGCTTGCTCAGATTTTCCCTTTCCATATATAGATACTATACATTATTTTTTAAGTGTGTTGCGTTTTGATGCACTCTATATTTGTAACCTAAATCTTGAAccatttttgcgatttttttattttcatattcGGTTATGTCATCATTCACAATGAAATCTGATGGGCATGATTCTTTAGGATTTGTTAATATTTCAGTTATATGTTCCATAGCAGTTTTTTCCGACATTTATATACTATTATTTAGATATTTTTTCTACATCTGCGTTCAATATATTTGTTACTTTCTTCCATATGTTTAATGACTTCAAATATAACATCATCATAAGAATTGCTCATAAGATACTTACATTTATTCGTTTCATACATCTTTTTCATATGAAGTTGTTTCTCAGACACATTGTATGAACCTGTCGGACTTTTGAATTCAATGCATAAAGAATTGTGTTTGCTTGTTGGGTTTAACAGCATGAGAGATGTTGAGCGTATTAAAGGCGATTTTTGGTTTTCACCTAGACCAGCGATCATCAAAGCTTTTTCGGGATATTTGTCTCTTATAAATTGCACAACTTTGCAATGCAAGTCATATTCACTTtcaatcattaattttttgcttttcatgTTGTAATATCCTTTCTTTCTGATTGATGGTAAAACTTTGTTGGTTACCCAATGTTTGAATTCTCTTGCTACAGGTTGTTTGGAAGAAAGAATGAGAGAATAAAATCCTGATTCATTGATGAATATAGATTTTGCGTAAAAGCACTTAATTATGCTATCTTCGGGGCTTTTTAAGGGGGGGAACGTTTCGTTCCCCCCTAATTTTGGCTTGATTTTTAAGTCCATCAATTTTTTGTCGTCTTCATGCACATGATCTCTGATCGCTTTTCGTGTATTTTTATAGTTCAGTATCAAAGCTATTTCTTTGCCGAGGAACCATATTTGGTGTTTTTTGTCGATGTAACAATTAATGTCTATATTTAGTTCATTGTTTTTGTAATTGGTCTTTTGTAACTCCATTTATATAATGaactatatattttatttttaaatattttttgagtgCGTTTAAACATAGCCAGAAACAATTGAATATTTTTGGCTACGAATAGCAAATAAACAGTATGTACCGTGATTGAGTTGATATATTATACATATATctgtttatatatttttaacatcttttaatggtatccaactgttgaattcatcactgtatcccttccattttaccaaagcttgtttctttttatagtctCTTCTAATCACTTTATCAATACGGAAAATATCctgctttgcttttaataattcaggttcataaaaactgccttgtatctcttcacctctgagatcttttagttcgtatgttattggattagtgtattggatcttatAAACCGTAAATACTTCTTCAGTCCAGTTTGGAGTATATCCTTTATCGAAAACATTCCGTTTATACTTGGATATTCGAACCTTGTCACCTGTTTTGAATTTAG encodes the following:
- the LOC137972660 gene encoding uncharacterized protein, giving the protein MSSSLDKLVSNLPKEALIYTSQKFKGKELDLMSQKGVYPYDFMDSFDKFNEKLPPKEEFYSILNDEDITDDQYKHAQNVWNTFNLKNMGEYHDLYLKSDILLLADVFENFRKTCLQYYKLDPCHYFTSPGLSWDAMLKMTDIKLELMTDIDMFQFIEKGMRGGISYIANRYGKSNNKYMKTYDEKAPSKYFMYLDANNLYGWAMSQYLPTGGFKWMTKNHIDKIDLAKYTEDSNKGLILEVDLAYPEELNDLHNDYPLAPEKIKVNKDMLSNYCQEIADKFIVSTDTDSLTYEIETNDAFQDFWNNKDKFDNSDYSQDSQYFDKTNKKVIGKFKDEAAGIPITEFVGLRSKMYSYMKDNDKGGKTAKGIKKNIIKKNITHENYKNVLFNNKQMHHNMKTIRSNLHQLGSYELNKVSLSCFDDKRYIHNNGVTSYAYGHYKI
- the LOC137972661 gene encoding uncharacterized protein, whose amino-acid sequence is MYLDMLSKLVKQYNNTKHSSIKMTPVEASKKSNEGTVYFNLYGDTETSKQKPKFKTGDKVRISKYKRNVFDKGYTPNWTEEVFTVYKIQYTNPITYELKDLRGEEIQGSFYEPELLKAKQDIFRIDKVIRRDYKKKQALVKWKGYSDEFNSWIPLKDVKNI